The Thermosynechococcus sp. CL-1 genomic interval CGCTGATGGCAAAGTCACCTATGAAGAGCTAGAGCTTTACCGCCAGTTTGTGGAGGAGAAAATCCGCCAAGGGCTTTTGGTGCGGGAAATTCGCTAACGCCCTAGACTTTGTAGGGGATGTTGGTGTCCTGAAAGGAGTGGGCTGGATTCAGCCCCATCAAGATCACGGTGTCAATGACATGGATAATACCGTTCTCCGCTTCAATATCAGCGGCAAGGACAGTGGCGTTTTTGACTTCCAAGGGATGATCGCCATGAATCGGAATAGTGGAACCTTCGAGGGAAGTGACAATTCCCATCTTTTTCAGGTCGGCGGCTTTGTAGGCACCGGCAACCACATGGTATTTGAGAATCCGCGCTAACTGGGGAGGATTTTGCACAAGGGAGGTAATGGTGCCATCGGGCAACTTGGCAAAGGCATCATCATTGGGGGCAAACACCGTAAAAGGCCCCGGCGATTGCAGG includes:
- a CDS encoding fasciclin domain-containing protein; translated protein: MATIVDVAVNTPGFSTLVTAVKVANLVEALQSPGPFTVFAPNDDAFAKLPDGTITSLVQNPPQLARILKYHVVAGAYKAADLKKMGIVTSLEGSTIPIHGDHPLEVKNATVLAADIEAENGIIHVIDTVILMGLNPAHSFQDTNIPYKV